TTGAAAAAAGGGAAAATTGTTGATGTACAACTTTTATAATCAATAAATTATACAAATGGAATTAGATAATTTTAAAATTCAAATCATTACATTAAGCGACAGGGCAAGCAAAGGGGAATACGAAGATAAAAGCGGGCCTTTGGCTGCCGGATTAATTGAAGATTTTTGTAAAAAAAAAGGTTTCAGTTATGATATTAGTTCAATTATATTACCTGACAATTCCCACAAATTAAAAGAAATAATAAAAAAATCAGTTTCTGAAAAAATTGATATAATTATTACTACCGGCGGAACAGGAATAGGACCAAGAGATATTACCATTGATACAATAAAACCATTGTTAGATAAAGAAATTCCCGGTATCATGGAAATGATACGTGTAAAATACGGAAAAGAAAAACCAAATGCTTTATTAAGCAGAGCAATTGCAGGAACTATTAATAAAAGCCTGATTTATACTTTGCCCGGAAGTGTTAAAGCCGTAAAAGAATACATGGACGAAATTTTCAAAACCCTTGTACATACAATATATATGTTGCATGGGGTGGATGTTCATTAAAATGTTTCAATCCTTGTTTTAGTGGATATTGATTTTAAAGTACTTATCTGTTTTTGGTTCGGTTGCTTTTTTAACGTTTCAATCCTTGTTTTAGTGGATATTGATTTTAAAGCATTGATGGAATAAAGCCCTCTCAAAAAGAACTGAAGTTTCAATCCTTGTTTTAGTGGATATTGATTTTAAAGAAAGTCCCACCATCCTAAAGCTCCGTTGTATTCAAGTTTCAATCCTTGTTTTAGTGGATATTGATTTTAAAGTGTAAAATTCAACTGTCATTCTGCCACCATAAAATCGTTTCAATCCTTGTTTTAGTGGATATTGATTTTAAAGGATATAGTTAGTTTTTATTCAGATAGTGAATATCAGTTTCAATCCTTGTTTTAGTGGATATTGATTTTAAAGAGACTTTGAGAAATGTTTTAAGGGCAATGGCGGTGTCGTTTCAATCCTTGTTTTAGTGGATATTGATTTTAAAGTGAGTAAATAATATCATACCATCTTTTTTATGTACAGTTTCAATCCTTGTTTTAGTGGATATTGATTTTAAAGAAAATTGTCCTTCTTTAATTTTTGTTATTTTATTATGTTTCAATCCTTGTTTTAGTGGATATTGATTTTAAAGT
The genomic region above belongs to Bacteroidales bacterium and contains:
- a CDS encoding MogA/MoaB family molybdenum cofactor biosynthesis protein; translation: MELDNFKIQIITLSDRASKGEYEDKSGPLAAGLIEDFCKKKGFSYDISSIILPDNSHKLKEIIKKSVSEKIDIIITTGGTGIGPRDITIDTIKPLLDKEIPGIMEMIRVKYGKEKPNALLSRAIAGTINKSLIYTLPGSVKAVKEYMDEIFKTLVHTIYMLHGVDVH